The following coding sequences are from one Devosia neptuniae window:
- a CDS encoding cysteine hydrolase encodes MPDTFPTIAANPYAWPFDGQWNAADTALLLLGFHESTVRNVGAQSELAVAMGLADLAHSLGIAVVVSQRAAEALVSDLALYRSKAVQHRGDNAFFGTQLEADLRQRGTHNLLIAGLPTDGLVHATQRTANDMGFECLLVSDASKATSPARHTAQLRMTTFGNGLFGAVADSAAIHAALAPQGNLHHA; translated from the coding sequence ATGCCTGACACGTTTCCAACTATTGCCGCTAATCCCTATGCCTGGCCCTTTGATGGCCAATGGAATGCCGCTGACACCGCACTCCTCCTCCTGGGCTTTCACGAGAGCACTGTCCGTAACGTTGGTGCCCAAAGTGAGCTTGCCGTCGCGATGGGGCTTGCCGATCTGGCCCACAGTCTCGGCATTGCCGTGGTGGTGTCGCAGCGGGCTGCGGAGGCGCTGGTTTCAGACCTTGCTCTGTATCGGTCGAAAGCTGTGCAGCATCGCGGCGACAATGCGTTTTTTGGTACCCAGCTCGAAGCCGATTTGCGCCAGCGTGGCACCCACAATCTGCTGATCGCGGGCCTGCCGACTGATGGCTTGGTCCACGCCACTCAGCGCACTGCCAATGACATGGGGTTTGAATGCCTGCTGGTATCCGACGCCAGCAAGGCCACTAGCCCCGCTCGCCACACCGCGCAATTGCGCATGACTACTTTCGGCAACGGCCTGTTCGGCGCGGTAGCCGACAGCGCCGCCATCCACGCCGCGCTGGCTCCTCAGGGGAATTTACACCATGCTTGA
- the atzF gene encoding allophanate hydrolase, whose amino-acid sequence MLETNWSATTGSLDLSTLSAGYASGALTPTRVISAIYDRIAARGEDHVWIHLVDRADALAAAAALESAGYDGRPLWGIPFSVKDCNDIVGLPTTNALPEGAYIAQTSGQAITRLFDAGAILIGKTNMDQFGIGLVGMRTPYGACSSVFDEDFISGGSSSGSAVSVAAGLASFSIANDAAGSGRVPAGFNNIVGIKPTPGLVSNACVSGGGCVKTIETLAVFALTVEDGMDVLRLIAGYDPSYPFSKPEADLVPLVPAAPAPHFRFGIPKGAALRFFGDSEAERLFAEAVKRLQALGGEAVEVDFAPFEETQRILYEGPWISERALSLDAVLERHRDAIHPVTRQILSNSGKFTALDTFGAIHRIAELKCATRPIWDDIAVLMVPTTPTIYRKSEIEADPIALNARLGIYTNFVNLMGLCGIAVPNGFRVDGLPLGVTFLAPGFAEAKAAGVAAAFHRATRLSLGMFANAYPAPSEPELGADYREIAVVGAHLSGMALNHELLECGAIFRRAATTSDKYQLFALGTTPPKPGLVRTASGGSKIAVEVWALPLAGFGDFVSRIPAPLGVGKLELEDGSQITGFLCEAAATIGQPDISGFGGWAATYHQAAD is encoded by the coding sequence ATGCTTGAGACCAATTGGTCCGCCACTACCGGCAGCCTAGACCTCTCCACGCTCAGCGCCGGCTATGCCAGTGGGGCGCTGACGCCGACCCGGGTCATCTCGGCCATTTATGACCGTATCGCCGCGCGTGGCGAGGATCATGTGTGGATCCATCTTGTCGATCGGGCGGACGCCTTGGCCGCCGCAGCGGCGCTGGAGAGCGCGGGCTATGACGGACGCCCGCTCTGGGGCATTCCGTTTTCTGTCAAGGATTGCAATGACATAGTGGGGCTGCCCACCACCAATGCCCTGCCGGAAGGCGCCTATATTGCGCAGACCAGTGGGCAGGCCATTACCCGCCTGTTCGACGCCGGCGCCATCCTGATCGGCAAGACCAATATGGATCAGTTCGGCATTGGCCTCGTCGGTATGCGCACGCCTTATGGCGCCTGTTCCTCGGTGTTCGACGAGGATTTCATCTCCGGCGGCTCCAGCTCCGGCTCGGCGGTTTCGGTCGCGGCGGGGCTAGCGAGTTTTTCCATCGCCAATGACGCCGCAGGATCGGGCAGGGTGCCGGCGGGTTTCAACAATATCGTGGGCATCAAGCCGACGCCGGGCCTGGTCAGCAATGCCTGCGTTTCGGGCGGCGGGTGCGTCAAGACCATCGAGACCCTGGCGGTGTTCGCGCTGACCGTGGAAGACGGCATGGACGTGCTGCGCCTCATCGCGGGCTACGATCCATCCTATCCATTCTCCAAGCCCGAGGCCGATCTGGTGCCGCTGGTGCCAGCCGCCCCAGCGCCGCATTTCCGCTTCGGCATCCCCAAGGGCGCAGCCTTGCGGTTCTTTGGCGACAGCGAAGCCGAACGGCTGTTTGCGGAGGCCGTCAAACGCCTGCAAGCACTGGGTGGCGAGGCGGTGGAGGTCGACTTTGCGCCGTTCGAGGAAACCCAGCGCATCCTTTATGAAGGTCCCTGGATTTCCGAGCGGGCACTGAGCCTCGACGCGGTGCTGGAACGCCATCGTGACGCCATCCATCCGGTCACGCGGCAGATATTGTCCAATTCCGGCAAGTTCACTGCGCTCGACACGTTTGGCGCGATCCATCGTATTGCCGAGCTCAAATGCGCTACTCGCCCGATCTGGGACGATATTGCCGTGCTGATGGTGCCGACAACGCCCACCATTTACCGCAAGTCCGAGATTGAAGCCGACCCGATCGCGCTCAATGCCAGGCTGGGCATCTACACCAATTTCGTCAACCTGATGGGGTTGTGCGGCATTGCCGTGCCCAATGGTTTTCGCGTCGATGGCCTGCCGCTGGGTGTGACCTTCCTGGCGCCCGGCTTTGCCGAGGCAAAGGCTGCGGGTGTCGCTGCCGCGTTCCACCGTGCCACCCGCCTGTCGCTTGGCATGTTCGCCAATGCCTATCCGGCACCGAGCGAGCCTGAGCTTGGTGCGGATTATCGCGAAATCGCCGTGGTGGGCGCTCATCTTTCCGGCATGGCGCTCAATCATGAATTGCTGGAGTGTGGCGCCATTTTTCGCCGGGCTGCGACGACCAGTGACAAATACCAGCTCTTCGCGCTGGGCACGACCCCGCCAAAGCCAGGTCTGGTTCGAACAGCATCCGGCGGCAGCAAGATCGCGGTCGAGGTGTGGGCCTTGCCGCTTGCCGGTTTTGGCGATTTTGTATCCCGTATCCCGGCGCCGCTGGGCGTCGGCAAACTGGAACTGGAGGATGGCAGCCAGATCACCGGCTTCCTCTGCGAAGCGGCCGCTACCATTGGGCAGCCCGACATCAGCGGTTTTGGCGGGTGGGCGGCCACCTACCACCAGGCTGCTGACTAA